A genomic stretch from Nocardia wallacei includes:
- a CDS encoding carboxylesterase/lipase family protein gives METIVSVTGGKVRGRTEDGISSFLGIPYAAAPVGPARFDVPRPVREWQGVRDAVEYGPTCVQSPYPAPIHALIGSDGIPGDEYLNVNVWTPDSGGAGLPVLVWIHGGAFVRGSNARAIYDGSAFARDGVVVVSINYRLGISGFAAVPGAPLNRGLRDQIFALQWVQENVAAFGGDPGNVTVFGESAGGMSVVNLIASPRARGLFRRAIAQSANGSAVAEEDDARKVMENLATVLGIGPTTAEFGALEPEQIRTAQDSIALELMTGPDPARWGASIIRNGLGILSFFPVIDGDLITARPTDVIAAQPDRTVPLIAGWTAEEFRFFTFPTGIAAGITADTLPYVLSRYGLDAAVAERYAANRPGASAADVFAAIITDLVFRDDVTRIAECTATAGNPAYVYEFAWRSGIPDLGAAHVMEVPFVFDQLPHAHTLTGPNPPQHLADEIHRAWVRFATHGDPGWSRFDPATRTVRIFDAPESYEVADPRADELRALHRAQAHG, from the coding sequence ATGGAAACGATCGTGTCCGTCACCGGAGGCAAGGTTCGGGGCCGCACCGAGGACGGGATCAGCAGCTTCCTCGGCATCCCGTACGCGGCCGCGCCGGTCGGCCCGGCCCGCTTCGACGTGCCGCGGCCGGTGCGGGAGTGGCAGGGGGTGCGCGATGCCGTCGAATACGGCCCCACCTGCGTACAGTCGCCGTATCCGGCGCCGATTCACGCGCTGATCGGTAGCGACGGCATTCCCGGTGACGAGTATCTGAACGTCAACGTGTGGACGCCGGACAGTGGCGGCGCCGGGCTGCCGGTGCTGGTGTGGATTCACGGCGGCGCGTTCGTGCGCGGGTCGAACGCGCGCGCGATCTACGACGGCAGCGCGTTCGCCCGCGACGGTGTGGTCGTGGTGTCGATCAACTACCGGCTCGGCATCTCCGGTTTCGCGGCCGTGCCGGGCGCCCCCCTGAACCGGGGGCTGCGCGATCAGATCTTCGCGTTGCAGTGGGTACAGGAGAATGTCGCGGCCTTCGGCGGCGATCCGGGCAATGTCACCGTCTTCGGGGAATCGGCGGGCGGCATGAGCGTGGTGAACCTGATCGCGTCGCCGCGGGCGCGGGGGCTGTTCCGGCGGGCGATCGCGCAGAGCGCCAACGGATCCGCGGTCGCCGAGGAAGACGACGCGCGCAAGGTCATGGAGAATCTGGCGACCGTCCTCGGAATCGGGCCCACCACAGCGGAATTCGGTGCGCTCGAACCGGAACAGATACGCACGGCGCAGGATTCGATCGCGCTGGAGCTGATGACAGGTCCCGATCCCGCCCGGTGGGGCGCCTCGATCATCCGTAACGGACTCGGCATCCTGAGCTTCTTCCCGGTGATCGACGGTGACCTGATCACCGCGCGGCCGACGGATGTCATTGCCGCGCAACCGGACCGCACCGTCCCGCTGATCGCGGGCTGGACCGCCGAGGAGTTCCGCTTCTTCACCTTCCCGACCGGCATCGCCGCGGGGATCACCGCCGACACCCTGCCGTACGTGTTGAGCCGTTACGGCCTCGACGCGGCCGTGGCCGAGCGTTATGCCGCCAACCGGCCGGGCGCCTCCGCCGCCGACGTGTTCGCGGCGATCATCACCGATCTGGTGTTCCGGGACGACGTCACGCGCATCGCGGAATGCACCGCGACGGCGGGAAACCCGGCCTATGTCTACGAATTCGCCTGGCGCTCCGGCATTCCCGACCTCGGCGCCGCCCACGTCATGGAAGTCCCCTTCGTCTTCGACCAGCTGCCCCACGCCCACACCCTCACCGGTCCGAATCCGCCCCAGCACCTGGCCGACGAGATCCACCGGGCCTGGGTCCGCTTCGCCACCCACGGCGACCCCGGCTGGTCCCGCTTCGACCCCGCCACCCGCACCGTCCGCATCTTCGACGCCCCCGAGTCCTACGAGGTAGCCGACCCGCGCGCCGACGAACTCCGCGCCCTGCACAGAGCGCAGGCGCACGGGTAG
- a CDS encoding Cmx/CmrA family chloramphenicol efflux MFS transporter, with amino-acid sequence MPIVVFVLAVAVFAQGTSEFMVSGLLAPIARDLGVSLGAAGLLTSLFAAGMVVGAPVMAVAAGRLPVRHAVTGFLVLFCAAHVVGAVTTGFALLLVTRVIAAAANAGFLAITLAALPGLVGAASVGRATSVVVSGVTVACIAGVPAGTLLGQAWGWRSAFWAVAVVSAVVLVPVWVLLGRDVRGERQASSLRREGAALWRRPVLVPVVAGILVNAATFAGFTYLGTIIAGVSGSDRAVPLALALFGVGSFAGVTLTGRYSDRYRRRIVTAGTVVLTGIWLLAAATAHTTLGVLVMSAVTGAVAFGVGSTLIATIVQTAAPTAPRLAGAAATTAFNLGAVLGPVAAGLAVDRLDHAQAAWWCAAACTAAAIIVVPAVERRRSTAEPTHAEIR; translated from the coding sequence ATGCCCATTGTGGTATTCGTGCTGGCTGTCGCGGTTTTCGCGCAGGGCACATCGGAGTTCATGGTGTCGGGGTTGCTGGCGCCGATCGCGCGCGACCTCGGGGTGTCGCTCGGCGCGGCGGGGCTGCTGACCTCGTTGTTCGCCGCCGGCATGGTGGTGGGAGCGCCGGTCATGGCGGTCGCGGCGGGGCGATTGCCGGTCAGGCATGCGGTGACGGGGTTCCTGGTGCTGTTCTGCGCGGCCCATGTCGTGGGCGCGGTCACGACCGGGTTCGCGCTGTTGCTGGTGACCCGCGTGATCGCCGCCGCCGCCAATGCCGGGTTCCTGGCGATTACGCTGGCGGCGCTGCCGGGGCTCGTCGGTGCGGCGTCGGTCGGGCGCGCCACGTCGGTGGTGGTGTCGGGGGTGACGGTGGCCTGCATCGCGGGAGTTCCCGCGGGGACGTTGCTGGGGCAGGCGTGGGGCTGGCGGTCGGCGTTCTGGGCGGTTGCCGTCGTCAGCGCGGTGGTGCTCGTGCCGGTGTGGGTGTTGCTCGGCCGGGACGTGCGCGGCGAGCGGCAGGCGTCGTCGCTGCGGCGGGAAGGAGCGGCGCTGTGGCGACGGCCGGTCCTGGTGCCCGTGGTCGCGGGGATCCTGGTGAATGCCGCCACCTTCGCCGGTTTCACCTACCTCGGCACGATCATCGCGGGCGTCTCCGGAAGTGACCGGGCGGTCCCGCTCGCGCTGGCCCTGTTCGGCGTCGGGTCCTTCGCCGGTGTCACCCTCACCGGACGATACAGCGACCGGTACCGGCGGCGTATCGTCACCGCAGGAACCGTTGTGCTGACCGGGATTTGGCTGCTGGCCGCGGCGACCGCGCACACCACCCTCGGCGTTCTGGTCATGTCGGCGGTCACGGGCGCGGTCGCCTTCGGCGTGGGTTCGACGCTGATCGCGACGATCGTCCAGACCGCCGCACCCACCGCACCGCGCCTCGCCGGGGCCGCGGCCACCACGGCGTTCAACCTCGGCGCGGTCCTCGGCCCGGTCGCCGCGGGCCTGGCCGTCGACCGCCTCGACCACGCCCAAGCCGCCTGGTGGTGCGCCGCCGCCTGCACAGCCGCAGCGATCATCGTGGTGCCGGCGGTCGAGCGCCGCCGCTCCACCGCCGAACCGACACACGCCGAAATTCGCTGA
- a CDS encoding ABC-F family ATP-binding cassette domain-containing protein: MAHIDIADIDYFLPDGRQLLDGVSFRLGEGVKAALIGPNGAGKTTLFGIIAGDLPADAGTVTRSGTLGVMRQFIGRVDDESTVRDLLVSIAPEAVRAAARALEAAEDALLERDEEPVQLAYAHALADWADVGGYEFEAFWDDVSTAALGVPFDRAKWRAVRSLSGGEQKRVVLEALFAGPDQLLLLDEPDNYLDVPGKRWLERKIAESAKSVLFISHDRELIAHAATRIVTLEPGASGATAWIHGGGFDSYHRAREDRNARLDELRRRWDEEHAKLRALVLRLREKAKFNDGMAARYHAAQTRLAKFEEAGPPEAVPLRQHVSVRLPGGRTGKRALVCTGLELTGLMRPFDAEIWYGDRVAVLGANGSGKSHFLRLLAVGGTDPDATQLPIQDLHLAPVPHTGTATLGARVRPGYFAQTHARPDLAGKTLLDILHRGNEHRDGMGREAASRVLDRYGLARAAEGRYDDLSGGQQARLQILLLELSGVTMLLLDEPTDNLDLHSADALERAVTEFDGTVVTVTHDRWFARTFDRFLIFGADGTVYESPAPVWDESRVQRAR, from the coding sequence ATGGCGCACATCGATATCGCCGACATCGACTACTTCCTCCCGGACGGCCGGCAACTGCTCGACGGGGTGAGTTTTCGGCTCGGCGAGGGCGTCAAGGCCGCGCTGATCGGCCCGAACGGCGCGGGGAAGACGACGCTGTTCGGGATCATCGCGGGGGACCTGCCCGCCGACGCCGGGACCGTCACACGGTCGGGGACGCTCGGGGTGATGCGCCAGTTCATCGGCCGGGTCGATGACGAATCGACGGTCCGAGACCTGCTCGTCTCGATCGCGCCCGAGGCCGTGCGAGCAGCGGCGCGAGCGCTCGAAGCCGCCGAGGACGCGCTGCTCGAGCGGGACGAGGAACCGGTGCAACTGGCCTACGCCCACGCCCTGGCGGACTGGGCCGATGTGGGCGGCTACGAGTTCGAGGCGTTCTGGGACGACGTGAGCACCGCGGCGCTCGGCGTCCCGTTCGACCGCGCGAAGTGGCGTGCGGTGCGCTCGCTCAGCGGCGGCGAGCAGAAGCGCGTGGTGCTCGAGGCGCTGTTCGCGGGCCCGGATCAGCTGCTGCTGCTCGACGAACCCGACAACTACCTGGATGTGCCCGGCAAGCGGTGGCTGGAACGCAAGATCGCGGAGTCGGCCAAATCGGTGCTGTTCATCAGCCACGACCGGGAGCTGATCGCGCACGCGGCCACCCGGATCGTCACACTGGAACCCGGCGCGAGCGGCGCCACGGCCTGGATTCACGGCGGCGGCTTCGACAGCTATCACCGGGCGCGCGAGGACCGCAACGCCCGGCTCGACGAACTGCGCCGGCGCTGGGACGAGGAGCACGCCAAGCTGCGGGCCCTGGTGCTGCGCCTGCGGGAGAAGGCGAAATTCAACGACGGGATGGCCGCCCGCTACCACGCCGCTCAGACCAGGCTGGCGAAGTTCGAGGAGGCGGGGCCGCCCGAGGCGGTGCCGCTGCGCCAGCACGTCTCGGTGCGGCTGCCCGGCGGCCGGACCGGCAAACGCGCGCTGGTCTGCACGGGCCTCGAACTCACCGGTCTGATGCGGCCGTTCGACGCCGAGATCTGGTACGGCGACCGCGTTGCGGTGTTGGGCGCCAACGGATCCGGCAAATCACATTTCCTGCGGCTGCTCGCCGTCGGCGGCACCGACCCGGACGCCACGCAGCTGCCGATCCAGGACCTGCACCTCGCGCCGGTGCCGCACACCGGCACCGCCACCCTCGGCGCTCGCGTCCGCCCCGGCTATTTCGCGCAAACCCACGCGCGTCCGGATCTGGCGGGCAAGACCCTGCTGGATATCCTGCACCGCGGCAACGAACATCGCGACGGCATGGGCCGCGAGGCGGCGAGCCGCGTCCTGGACCGCTACGGCCTGGCCCGCGCCGCCGAAGGGCGCTACGACGACCTCTCCGGCGGCCAGCAGGCGCGCCTGCAGATCCTCCTGCTCGAATTGTCCGGCGTCACAATGCTGCTGCTCGACGAGCCCACCGACAACCTCGACCTGCACTCCGCCGACGCCCTGGAGCGGGCCGTCACCGAGTTCGACGGCACCGTCGTCACGGTCACCCACGACCGCTGGTTCGCCCGCACCTTCGACCGCTTCCTGATCTTCGGCGCCGACGGCACCGTCTACGAAAGCCCCGCCCCGGTCTGGGACGAGTCGCGAGTGCAGCGGGCGCGCTGA
- a CDS encoding dihydrolipoyl dehydrogenase family protein: MSIETVDAVVVGMGPGGEDVATRLATAGLAVVGVEGRLVGGECPYYACVPTKMMVRAAGALAEGRRIGALAGSAQVRPDWRPVAERIRDEATDNWDDTAAVERFEKAGGRFVRGWGRITAPGEVTVTTADGPRVFHAKRAIVLNPGTAPAIPSLEGLAGTPYWTNREAVTTTTVPESLIVLGGGPVGMEFAQIFARFGADVAMIVPHRVLPREEPEAADLIAEVFAREGITIHTGAEATRVEHDGGHFTVRLRDGEPLRAEQLLVSTGRRTDLAALGVGAIGLDESARGIEVDDHLRAADGVWAIGDITGHGAFTHMSMYQARIAANDILGDTSESARYHAVPRVTFTDPEVGAVGLTESQARDAGLHVRTGTTDAAASTRGWIHKAGNEGLIKLVEDADRGVLVGATSVGPVGGEVLSALSVAVHAEVPTRTLRRMIYAYPTFHRAIEAALNDLG, translated from the coding sequence ATGTCGATCGAGACCGTGGATGCCGTGGTGGTCGGGATGGGGCCGGGTGGCGAGGACGTCGCGACCCGGCTGGCCACCGCGGGGCTGGCCGTCGTCGGCGTCGAGGGACGGCTGGTCGGCGGCGAGTGCCCGTACTACGCGTGCGTGCCCACCAAGATGATGGTGCGCGCGGCGGGTGCGCTCGCCGAGGGACGGCGGATCGGTGCGCTGGCGGGCTCGGCGCAGGTGCGGCCGGACTGGCGGCCCGTGGCCGAGCGCATCCGCGACGAGGCCACCGACAACTGGGACGACACGGCCGCCGTCGAGCGATTCGAGAAGGCGGGTGGCCGGTTCGTGCGCGGGTGGGGCCGCATCACCGCGCCCGGCGAGGTCACCGTCACCACCGCCGATGGGCCCCGGGTGTTTCACGCGAAGCGGGCGATCGTACTGAATCCCGGTACCGCACCGGCGATTCCGTCCCTCGAGGGTTTGGCCGGGACGCCGTACTGGACGAATCGGGAAGCCGTCACCACCACCACCGTGCCCGAGTCGCTGATCGTGCTCGGCGGTGGCCCGGTGGGCATGGAGTTCGCGCAGATCTTCGCGCGCTTCGGTGCGGACGTCGCCATGATCGTGCCGCACCGCGTCCTCCCCAGGGAAGAGCCCGAAGCGGCCGATCTGATCGCGGAAGTCTTTGCCCGGGAGGGCATTACGATCCACACCGGAGCCGAGGCGACCCGGGTGGAACACGACGGCGGCCACTTCACCGTGCGGCTGCGGGACGGAGAGCCGTTGCGGGCCGAGCAGTTGCTGGTCTCCACCGGACGCCGCACCGACCTGGCGGCACTGGGCGTCGGCGCGATCGGCCTGGACGAGTCCGCCCGCGGCATCGAAGTAGACGACCACCTCCGCGCCGCCGACGGCGTCTGGGCCATCGGCGACATCACCGGCCACGGCGCCTTCACCCACATGTCGATGTACCAGGCCCGCATCGCCGCCAACGACATTTTGGGCGACACTTCGGAATCCGCGCGCTACCACGCCGTCCCCCGCGTCACCTTCACCGATCCGGAGGTGGGCGCGGTCGGACTCACCGAGTCCCAGGCCCGCGACGCCGGCCTGCACGTCCGCACCGGCACCACCGACGCCGCCGCCTCGACCCGCGGCTGGATCCACAAGGCGGGCAACGAGGGCCTGATCAAACTGGTCGAAGACGCCGACCGTGGCGTCCTGGTCGGTGCCACCTCGGTAGGCCCGGTCGGCGGCGAAGTACTCAGCGCCCTGTCCGTGGCCGTCCACGCCGAAGTCCCCACCCGAACCCTCCGCCGGATGATCTACGCCTACCCCACCTTCCACCGAGCCATCGAAGCCGCCCTGAACGACTTGGGGTAG
- a CDS encoding cytochrome P450 family protein produces the protein MAETEISNRIEEVGDDFHTDPHRYYARWRERGPVHRVRLADGLTGWVIISYAEARAALTDSRLRKNVTGMYEIFRRQQRSSVVVNADTEALGSHMLNSDPPDHTRLRKLVTKAFTPRRVAALRPRIEEITAGLLDGMARHDRVDLLAAFANPLPVVVICELLGVPYDDRTDFQSWSRVLVGSVGGVAERNVASVAMSEYLRALIADKRREPGDDLLSGLVHVRDDGDRLSESELVAMAFLLLVAGHETTVNLIGNGTYALLRNRSQFDALRADPAGIPAAVEEFLRYDGPVGWATVRYTEEPVEIGGVRIDAGELVYVALAAANHDPARYADPEQLDITADVAGHLAFGHGIHFCVGAPLARLEAEVAFTRLLGRFPNLELARPFTPRWHHGALIRGLTELPVLVGG, from the coding sequence ATGGCCGAAACCGAGATCTCGAACCGGATCGAAGAGGTGGGCGACGATTTCCACACCGACCCGCACCGGTACTACGCCCGCTGGCGCGAACGCGGACCGGTCCACCGGGTGCGGCTCGCCGACGGTCTCACCGGGTGGGTGATCATCTCCTACGCCGAGGCCCGGGCCGCGCTCACCGACTCGCGGCTGCGCAAGAACGTCACCGGCATGTACGAGATCTTCCGGCGGCAACAGCGGTCGTCGGTGGTCGTGAACGCCGACACCGAGGCACTGGGTTCGCACATGCTCAACAGCGATCCGCCGGACCACACCCGGCTGCGCAAGCTGGTCACCAAGGCATTCACGCCACGCCGGGTGGCGGCGCTGCGCCCGCGCATCGAGGAGATCACCGCCGGCCTGCTCGACGGGATGGCCCGCCACGACCGGGTCGATCTGCTGGCGGCCTTCGCGAATCCGCTTCCGGTCGTCGTGATCTGCGAACTGCTCGGCGTGCCCTACGACGACCGCACCGATTTCCAGTCCTGGTCCCGGGTGCTGGTCGGTTCGGTGGGCGGCGTCGCGGAACGCAACGTGGCGTCGGTGGCGATGTCGGAGTACCTGCGGGCGCTGATCGCCGACAAGCGCCGCGAACCGGGCGACGACCTGCTGTCGGGCCTGGTGCACGTGCGCGACGACGGCGACCGGCTGTCCGAGTCCGAACTGGTGGCGATGGCGTTCCTGCTGCTGGTCGCCGGTCACGAGACGACGGTGAATCTGATCGGCAACGGCACCTACGCCTTGCTGCGCAACAGATCTCAGTTCGACGCGCTGCGCGCCGACCCGGCCGGTATCCCGGCGGCGGTGGAGGAGTTCCTGCGCTACGACGGCCCGGTCGGCTGGGCGACGGTGCGCTACACCGAGGAGCCGGTGGAGATCGGCGGCGTGCGCATCGACGCGGGCGAGCTGGTATACGTCGCGCTGGCCGCCGCCAACCACGACCCGGCTCGCTACGCCGATCCGGAACAACTCGACATCACCGCGGATGTGGCCGGGCACTTGGCCTTCGGCCATGGCATCCACTTCTGTGTCGGCGCGCCGCTGGCGCGCCTGGAGGCGGAGGTGGCGTTCACCCGGCTGCTCGGCCGTTTCCCGAACCTCGAACTGGCGCGGCCGTTCACTCCCCGGTGGCATCACGGCGCCCTCATCCGCGGACTGACCGAACTCCCGGTGCTGGTGGGCGGCTGA
- a CDS encoding MspA family porin has product MKRSIFAMFGIAATTVLGTTAGPAAADPVADKSRAVGTEDGWELTISKTAEDVQRVPNLAATPFTREGFVTLSATAEIGGEGRAAVNSGTMQLGYQIGCQADVSNGLTAGLSAAIGPNATVTVVPSPGLAVGASALALPNISATIKPGTVSTITLGTKALAGSHASISVDQAQIKIDACAGAVSLRSFAMVSISTDTADNSVAAYGDPIWL; this is encoded by the coding sequence ATGAAACGCTCGATTTTCGCGATGTTCGGCATCGCTGCCACCACCGTGCTCGGGACGACCGCCGGGCCCGCGGCTGCCGATCCGGTCGCGGACAAGTCTCGTGCTGTCGGCACCGAGGACGGCTGGGAGCTGACCATCAGCAAGACCGCGGAGGATGTCCAGCGAGTGCCCAATCTCGCCGCGACACCGTTCACCCGCGAAGGGTTCGTCACCTTGTCCGCCACGGCCGAGATCGGCGGCGAGGGCCGGGCCGCGGTGAACTCGGGCACGATGCAGCTCGGCTATCAGATCGGCTGCCAGGCAGACGTGTCGAACGGCCTGACGGCCGGGTTGTCCGCGGCGATCGGCCCGAATGCCACGGTGACCGTCGTTCCGTCCCCGGGCCTCGCCGTCGGGGCGAGTGCGCTGGCGCTGCCGAACATCTCGGCCACCATCAAGCCGGGCACCGTCAGCACCATCACGCTCGGCACGAAAGCGCTGGCCGGGTCGCATGCCTCGATCTCGGTCGATCAGGCACAGATCAAGATCGACGCCTGCGCGGGCGCGGTCAGCCTGCGCTCGTTCGCGATGGTCTCGATATCGACCGACACGGCCGACAATTCGGTCGCCGCCTACGGTGACCCGATATGGCTGTGA
- a CDS encoding galactose oxidase-like domain-containing protein, with protein sequence MAGEFVPIPDWRSGRDQDCGIAIADIDGDGAADVVVLRVDDPDGQNAGLYRMGTALQPDGTVKSWGPWLSVPEWWGWQNQGAGIALADLSGNGRQDLVVFLVDDPPGQNQGYFRVGRDLGPDGTVTGGWTPWQQVPDWYGWENQGADLCVTTVDGQSTLVLLTVDNPAGRNSGQFRLARGLTADGTVAEWTPWVAVPDWQGAENQGAAVTAADLDGDGRPELIVLTIDHAQQGNSGLYTVGWGLDGSGHCVDGWSRWSAVPDWRFTENRGAAAGLLAGADGPELVVATVDHREGGDAGYLRVVALETDLDRAADEGLWRILDFGTEINPVHAALLHTGDVLFFAGSGNDPDRLDAHEFRTRVWHYPNPGLAAPDTPIDLFCAGHTLLPDGRLLAVGGTGRYDPFYGIPDALVFDPLSLAWNRLPDMAFGRWYPTLAKLPDGNVVTTSGLGTDNFLSQVPELFDTATQSWSQLPVPGPIPMYGHLVLLADGRLFYTGGQMGGNNGMRPSIWDPATGAVTVVPGLTDPEARNQSSSVLLPPAQRQRVLILGGGGYDMHSAAAVLDDTRIVDLSVPEPAYEPGPTMHHPRMHLSAVLLPDRTVLVAGGSAMEEMADMAPAHAELLDPDTGVWTPTAPERVPRLYHSVALLTPDGKVITAGSNPQRKTEELRIETFWPPYLFRGARPELRLSGDTAGYGSMLAATTSAELRDACLVHPTSCTHSANNDQRLIDLPVTATGPGKVSLTMPSAAALAPPGWYLVFVVSTAGVPSIGRWVHLS encoded by the coding sequence GTGGCAGGAGAATTCGTGCCGATCCCCGACTGGCGGTCCGGGCGCGACCAGGACTGCGGGATCGCGATCGCCGATATCGACGGCGACGGCGCGGCGGATGTGGTGGTGCTGCGGGTCGACGATCCCGACGGCCAGAATGCCGGGCTGTATCGGATGGGTACCGCCCTGCAACCGGACGGCACCGTAAAGAGCTGGGGGCCTTGGCTTTCCGTACCCGAATGGTGGGGCTGGCAGAACCAGGGCGCGGGCATCGCGCTCGCCGACCTCAGCGGGAACGGGCGGCAGGATCTCGTGGTCTTCCTGGTCGACGATCCGCCCGGCCAGAACCAGGGCTACTTCCGCGTCGGCCGCGATCTCGGGCCCGACGGCACCGTCACGGGCGGCTGGACGCCGTGGCAGCAGGTGCCCGACTGGTACGGCTGGGAGAACCAGGGCGCCGACCTCTGCGTGACCACCGTCGACGGGCAGTCCACGCTGGTGCTGCTCACCGTGGACAATCCGGCGGGCCGCAATTCGGGGCAGTTCCGGCTGGCCCGGGGACTGACCGCGGACGGCACGGTCGCCGAGTGGACACCGTGGGTGGCGGTGCCGGATTGGCAGGGCGCGGAGAACCAGGGCGCCGCGGTCACCGCCGCCGATCTCGATGGCGACGGGCGACCGGAACTGATCGTGCTCACCATCGACCATGCGCAGCAGGGCAACTCCGGGCTGTACACCGTCGGCTGGGGGCTCGACGGCAGCGGGCACTGCGTCGACGGGTGGAGCCGCTGGTCCGCGGTGCCCGACTGGCGATTCACCGAGAACCGAGGCGCCGCAGCAGGCTTGCTCGCCGGAGCGGACGGCCCGGAACTCGTCGTCGCCACCGTCGACCATCGGGAGGGCGGCGACGCCGGATATCTGCGCGTGGTGGCGCTGGAAACCGATCTGGACCGCGCCGCCGACGAAGGGCTGTGGCGCATACTGGATTTCGGCACGGAGATCAATCCCGTGCACGCGGCACTGCTGCACACCGGCGACGTGTTGTTCTTCGCCGGTTCCGGCAACGATCCGGACCGGCTGGACGCGCACGAATTCCGCACCCGGGTGTGGCATTACCCGAATCCTGGACTGGCGGCGCCGGATACGCCCATCGACCTGTTCTGCGCGGGCCACACCCTGCTGCCGGACGGACGGTTGCTTGCCGTGGGCGGCACCGGGCGCTACGACCCGTTCTACGGGATCCCCGACGCGCTCGTCTTCGACCCGCTGTCGCTGGCCTGGAACCGGTTGCCGGACATGGCGTTCGGACGCTGGTACCCGACGCTGGCGAAGCTACCCGACGGCAATGTGGTGACCACGTCGGGGCTGGGCACCGACAATTTCCTGTCCCAGGTACCCGAACTGTTCGATACCGCCACCCAGAGCTGGTCGCAGCTCCCGGTGCCCGGACCGATCCCGATGTACGGGCATCTGGTCCTGCTGGCCGACGGGCGGCTGTTCTACACCGGCGGGCAGATGGGCGGCAACAACGGCATGCGCCCGTCGATCTGGGATCCCGCCACCGGAGCGGTCACCGTGGTGCCCGGCCTGACCGATCCGGAGGCACGCAATCAGTCCAGCAGCGTGCTGCTGCCGCCCGCCCAGCGGCAGCGGGTGCTGATCCTCGGTGGCGGTGGTTACGACATGCATTCCGCAGCAGCGGTTCTGGACGACACCCGGATCGTCGACCTCAGCGTGCCCGAACCGGCGTACGAGCCCGGACCGACGATGCACCACCCCCGGATGCACCTGAGCGCGGTGCTGCTGCCGGACCGGACCGTCCTGGTCGCGGGCGGTTCGGCGATGGAGGAGATGGCCGATATGGCCCCCGCTCACGCGGAACTGCTCGACCCCGACACCGGTGTCTGGACGCCTACCGCGCCGGAACGCGTACCGCGCCTTTACCATTCGGTCGCGCTGCTGACCCCGGACGGCAAGGTGATCACCGCGGGCTCCAATCCGCAGCGCAAGACCGAGGAACTGCGGATCGAGACGTTCTGGCCGCCATATCTTTTCCGAGGTGCGCGGCCGGAACTGCGGCTGTCCGGCGACACCGCGGGTTACGGCTCGATGCTCGCGGCCACCACGTCCGCCGAGTTGCGCGACGCCTGCCTGGTGCACCCCACCTCCTGTACCCACTCCGCGAACAACGATCAGCGGCTGATCGACCTGCCCGTCACGGCCACCGGGCCCGGGAAGGTCTCGCTGACCATGCCGTCGGCGGCCGCACTCGCGCCGCCGGGCTGGTACCTGGTGTTCGTCGTGAGTACCGCGGGTGTGCCGTCGATCGGGCGCTGGGTGCATTTGTCGTAG
- a CDS encoding MerR family transcriptional regulator, whose protein sequence is MSTRGVLPVPEVLTRTRAWALRVVGERLGEGTGEAEMAEYRIDELAHAAGTTSRNVRAYQERGLLPPPTRRSGRALIYDDTHLARLKIIDALLQRGFTTAHIADFITSWETGKDLTEILGLQHAVTATWGKAEEPLEVPRELVDTFLGGADGVAVEVGQLERLAKLGLVRLHGETVEFVRPELLETFAELSNYGFDLSGVIDLHAAVVERLEDIARLMVTAAKDRIVDEHGPGWLPDSDAEIGETAKMLNHLRDLGTTAVRSSLDQALDRVLQAELSDYLATAASKRRDGAD, encoded by the coding sequence ATGTCGACACGAGGCGTGCTGCCCGTGCCCGAGGTGCTGACGCGTACCCGGGCATGGGCGCTGCGCGTGGTCGGCGAGCGGCTGGGAGAAGGGACGGGCGAGGCAGAGATGGCGGAATACCGCATCGACGAACTCGCTCACGCGGCCGGCACCACCAGCCGTAACGTCCGCGCCTACCAGGAACGGGGCCTGCTGCCGCCGCCCACGCGGCGCAGCGGCCGGGCGCTGATCTACGACGACACGCACCTGGCGCGGTTGAAGATCATCGACGCGCTGCTGCAACGCGGCTTCACCACCGCGCACATCGCCGACTTCATCACCAGCTGGGAAACCGGTAAGGACCTCACCGAGATCCTCGGACTCCAACACGCCGTCACCGCGACGTGGGGGAAAGCCGAGGAGCCGCTCGAGGTGCCGCGAGAACTGGTCGACACCTTCCTCGGCGGCGCCGACGGCGTTGCGGTCGAGGTCGGCCAGCTGGAGCGGCTCGCCAAGCTCGGGCTGGTCCGCCTGCACGGGGAAACGGTCGAGTTCGTCCGGCCCGAACTGCTGGAAACCTTTGCGGAGCTGAGCAATTACGGATTCGACCTGTCCGGTGTCATCGATCTGCACGCCGCGGTGGTCGAGCGGCTCGAGGACATCGCCCGGCTGATGGTGACGGCCGCCAAGGACCGCATCGTCGACGAGCACGGCCCCGGCTGGCTCCCCGACTCCGACGCCGAGATCGGCGAAACCGCGAAGATGCTGAATCATCTGCGCGATCTGGGCACCACCGCGGTCCGCAGCAGCCTGGATCAGGCATTGGACCGGGTGCTGCAGGCCGAACTGAGCGACTATCTCGCGACGGCGGCGTCCAAGCGCCGCGATGGCGCCGACTGA